A single Pseudomonas sp. MM223 DNA region contains:
- the fecR_15 gene encoding Protein FecR (*Name fecR_15), which produces MVTNDAQRQALRRAAEWFAHLCANPDDPELRVQWRLWHSRSAEHEWAWQQLTELQARIGNMPQQFAWEVMEKSTLRESGPNRRTVLKALLLGAGTCSLAWQGYDLAPKWMAEVKTRIGEQRQETLSDGTLVVLDTDTALDVIFNASTRLLVLRAGEVHVTTGKDSRPFRVRSAQGELRALGTRFAVRQLDGLTRLSVYNHAVAAHPEKAADEAVIEQGQSVTFDSQRLLVSRPLERGEEAWAQGRLVVEGWRLDRLMGELQRYRSGYLGCAPEVSHLRVSGSYSLGNIEVTLDTIARSLPVRIQQRTRYWTRIVPV; this is translated from the coding sequence GTGGTGACTAACGACGCTCAGCGCCAGGCTCTTCGCCGTGCTGCCGAGTGGTTCGCGCACCTTTGCGCGAACCCTGACGACCCGGAGTTGCGCGTGCAGTGGCGACTTTGGCACTCCCGAAGTGCGGAGCATGAGTGGGCATGGCAGCAGCTCACCGAATTGCAGGCGCGCATTGGCAATATGCCGCAGCAATTTGCATGGGAGGTCATGGAAAAGTCCACGTTGCGCGAAAGCGGCCCGAATCGTCGCACTGTTCTCAAAGCGCTGTTGCTGGGTGCCGGAACGTGTTCATTAGCATGGCAGGGGTATGACCTTGCTCCGAAATGGATGGCCGAGGTCAAGACTCGCATCGGTGAGCAGCGCCAAGAGACGCTTTCTGACGGTACCTTGGTGGTTCTGGATACCGATACCGCGCTCGATGTGATCTTCAATGCCAGCACTCGCTTGCTGGTCCTTCGAGCAGGGGAGGTCCATGTAACCACGGGTAAGGACTCCCGTCCTTTCCGGGTGCGCAGTGCTCAAGGTGAGCTGCGCGCATTGGGCACCCGTTTCGCAGTGCGCCAGCTCGACGGGCTGACGCGTCTTAGCGTCTACAACCATGCCGTTGCGGCACACCCTGAGAAGGCTGCCGATGAGGCCGTAATTGAGCAAGGGCAATCGGTGACTTTCGACAGTCAAAGGCTGTTGGTCTCGCGGCCGCTTGAACGCGGCGAAGAGGCCTGGGCCCAGGGGCGGCTGGTAGTGGAGGGCTGGAGGCTGGATAGGCTGATGGGTGAGTTGCAGCGCTATCGCTCAGGCTACCTTGGCTGTGCACCTGAGGTCAGCCATTTGCGAGTGTCGGGCTCGTATTCCCTTGGCAATATCGAGGTTACATTAGACACTATCGCTCGCTCGCTACCCGTCAGAATCCAGCAGCGTACCCGTTACTGGACACGCATCGTGCCGGTTTGA
- the lvr_2 gene encoding Levodione reductase (*Name lvr_2): MSFKFFNQVALVTGAASGIGLATAKAFAEAGAAVALADINGTAAQVAADALVAQGHKAIGLSCDVADLEQVEAMVNATVAAFGRLDAAFNNAGIQNTLAETADATREDYDRVMSVNLRGVWACMKYQLQHMREQGSGAIVNCSSLGGLVGGAQRANYHAAKHGVIGLTKSAALEYAARNIRVNAVCPGLIWTPMADQMAASGQKEALDGMLQLIPMARHGQPEEIADAVLWLCSNTSSYVTGQSISVDGGFVMR; the protein is encoded by the coding sequence ATGAGCTTTAAATTTTTCAACCAGGTCGCACTGGTTACAGGCGCGGCATCGGGCATTGGCCTGGCCACTGCCAAGGCATTTGCCGAGGCCGGCGCTGCTGTTGCCTTGGCCGACATCAATGGCACCGCCGCCCAGGTTGCTGCCGACGCGCTGGTTGCACAGGGGCACAAGGCAATTGGATTGAGCTGCGATGTCGCCGATCTGGAACAGGTTGAGGCGATGGTCAACGCTACCGTTGCCGCCTTTGGCCGCCTGGATGCCGCGTTCAACAATGCTGGCATTCAGAACACGTTGGCCGAGACGGCCGACGCTACCCGCGAGGATTACGACCGGGTCATGTCGGTGAACTTGCGGGGTGTCTGGGCCTGCATGAAGTACCAGTTGCAGCACATGCGTGAGCAAGGCAGCGGCGCCATCGTCAACTGTTCTTCTTTGGGTGGCTTGGTGGGTGGTGCGCAGCGGGCCAACTACCACGCTGCCAAGCATGGCGTAATTGGCCTGACCAAAAGTGCTGCCCTGGAATACGCTGCCCGCAACATACGCGTAAACGCCGTATGCCCCGGTCTGATCTGGACGCCCATGGCCGATCAGATGGCTGCCTCGGGGCAGAAAGAAGCACTCGACGGCATGCTGCAACTCATCCCCATGGCCCGTCACGGCCAGCCCGAAGAAATCGCTGATGCTGTTCTGTGGCTGTGTAGCAACACCTCCAGCTACGTGACAGGGCAGTCCATTTCTGTCGATGGCGGCTTTGTGATGCGGTAG
- the arsR2 gene encoding Arsenic resistance transcriptional regulator ArsR2 (*Name arsR2): MITPPDVFKCLSDETRARATLLIASLGELCVCELMCALDDSQPKISRHLAQLRSNGMLLDRRQGQWVYYRLNPALPAWVHDMLQVTLQASSQWLADNTLRLTYMDDRPVRDAACC; encoded by the coding sequence ATGATCACCCCGCCCGATGTCTTCAAATGCCTGTCTGACGAAACCCGCGCTCGCGCCACCCTGCTCATCGCCAGCCTGGGAGAGCTCTGCGTCTGTGAACTCATGTGTGCTTTGGACGACAGCCAACCCAAGATCAGCCGCCACCTCGCGCAACTGCGCAGCAATGGCATGTTGCTGGACCGCCGCCAAGGTCAGTGGGTGTATTACCGCCTGAATCCGGCCCTACCCGCCTGGGTGCACGACATGCTGCAGGTCACCTTGCAGGCCAGTTCGCAATGGCTGGCCGACAACACACTTCGGCTTACGTACATGGACGACCGCCCCGTTCGCGACGCCGCCTGCTGCTGA
- the pupB_3 gene encoding Ferric-pseudobactin BN7/BN8 receptor (*Name pupB_3), with the protein MHHRSISSFYATPLATTLGCATAVLIATSSPVWAAAESSVQHYDIPPASLGTALNQLGQQAHLLLSFPNDLVAGQNSPGLSGDYTVDGALQALLEGSQLIAVRQPDGRYTLQQAPASAALELQSISISGKAPGSTTEGTGLYTTYSSSSSTRLNLTPQETPQSLTVMTRQRLDDQRLTNLSDTLDATPGIIVLRDGLGAESDGYFSRGFEIQNFEIDGVPTVKRMDNYTQSMAMYDRVEVVRGATGLISGLGSPSATINLIRKRPTAEAQASVTAEAGNWDRYGTGFDVSGPLTETGNVRGRLVADFKTEQSWVDRYKQDSQLIYGITEFDLTEDTLLTLGFSYQRTDVDSPMRSGLPTRFTDGSRTNLKRSLNSAQTWSYNDHEQTSFFTSIEQQFANGWSGKVELTHSENKFDEVFNYVNGSLNPDGSGTTQLPVRFSGIPRQNNIDAYLTGPFGLLGREHELIAGVTLSNYYENVPSYGGWKYDYSGSPAGAIDNLLNWNGGSVKPAFDVTGKSTADETQYAAYLATRLHATDDLSILLGSRVIDWHREIEDKPYNAEKTKTKESETGVYIPYAGVVYDVNETWSLYASYTKIFNPQSSWVRDINNKPLDPMEGTGYEVGVKGSHFDGKLNSSVALFKIEQDNLAIWIDTPGGNTYKSEQGTTTKGVEFTLDGELAEGWQASAGYAYAVSTDADDQRIVTTLPRHSLKTFTSYRLPGILDKVTLGGGVNWQSKTGADLHTFTQGSYAVTNLLARYDFNQHLSASVNLNNVFDREYLSYAGDHGMYGAPRNIMTGIKYNF; encoded by the coding sequence ATGCATCACCGCAGTATTTCGTCGTTCTACGCAACACCGCTCGCCACCACCCTTGGTTGCGCCACAGCGGTTCTGATTGCGACCTCATCGCCGGTGTGGGCAGCCGCCGAAAGCAGCGTGCAACACTACGATATCCCCCCGGCATCGCTGGGCACTGCGCTTAATCAACTGGGCCAGCAAGCCCATTTGTTGCTGTCGTTTCCCAATGACCTGGTTGCCGGGCAAAACAGCCCCGGCTTGAGTGGTGATTACACGGTCGACGGTGCGTTACAGGCGTTACTTGAGGGCAGCCAACTCATTGCGGTGCGCCAGCCCGATGGGCGCTACACCCTCCAGCAAGCGCCGGCCTCTGCCGCCCTGGAGCTTCAAAGCATTTCAATTTCGGGCAAAGCGCCCGGGTCTACTACAGAAGGTACCGGGCTCTACACCACCTACTCGTCCAGCAGTTCGACCCGCCTGAACCTGACCCCTCAGGAAACCCCGCAATCGCTGACCGTCATGACCCGTCAGCGCCTGGATGACCAGCGCCTGACCAATCTCAGCGATACCCTTGATGCCACACCGGGCATCATCGTGTTGCGCGACGGGCTGGGTGCCGAATCCGATGGTTACTTCTCGCGCGGCTTCGAGATTCAGAACTTTGAAATCGATGGTGTGCCCACCGTCAAGCGGATGGACAACTACACCCAGAGCATGGCCATGTATGACCGTGTGGAAGTGGTGCGCGGTGCTACCGGCTTGATCAGCGGCCTGGGCAGCCCTTCAGCGACGATCAACCTGATCCGCAAGCGCCCGACCGCCGAGGCCCAGGCCAGCGTCACCGCAGAAGCTGGTAATTGGGACCGTTACGGTACCGGTTTTGATGTATCTGGCCCGCTGACCGAAACCGGCAACGTACGCGGGCGCCTGGTCGCCGACTTCAAAACCGAGCAATCCTGGGTGGACCGTTACAAGCAGGACTCGCAACTGATCTACGGCATTACCGAATTTGACCTGACTGAAGACACCTTGCTGACCCTGGGCTTCAGTTATCAGCGCACAGACGTTGACTCGCCCATGCGCTCCGGCCTACCGACCCGTTTCACCGACGGCTCTCGCACCAACCTCAAACGCTCGCTCAACTCGGCTCAAACCTGGTCATACAACGACCATGAACAAACCAGTTTTTTCACCTCGATCGAACAGCAGTTCGCCAATGGCTGGAGCGGGAAGGTCGAGTTGACCCACTCCGAAAACAAGTTTGACGAAGTCTTCAACTACGTCAACGGCAGCCTCAACCCGGACGGCAGCGGCACCACGCAGTTGCCAGTGCGCTTCTCCGGCATCCCGCGCCAGAACAACATCGATGCCTACCTGACCGGCCCGTTCGGCTTGTTGGGCCGCGAGCACGAGTTGATCGCCGGCGTGACCTTGTCCAACTACTACGAGAACGTGCCAAGCTACGGCGGCTGGAAGTACGACTATTCCGGCTCTCCGGCTGGCGCAATCGACAACCTGCTGAACTGGAATGGTGGCTCGGTCAAACCCGCATTCGACGTCACGGGCAAATCCACTGCCGACGAAACCCAATACGCCGCCTATCTCGCCACGCGCCTGCATGCCACCGACGACCTCAGTATCTTGCTGGGCAGCCGCGTGATCGACTGGCATCGTGAAATCGAGGATAAACCCTACAACGCAGAGAAAACCAAGACCAAGGAATCGGAAACCGGCGTTTACATTCCGTATGCCGGCGTGGTGTACGACGTTAACGAGACGTGGTCGCTGTATGCCAGCTACACGAAAATCTTCAACCCTCAATCGTCCTGGGTTCGCGACATCAACAACAAACCACTGGACCCGATGGAAGGCACCGGTTATGAAGTGGGTGTGAAGGGCAGCCACTTCGACGGCAAGCTGAACTCCAGCGTTGCGCTGTTCAAGATCGAGCAGGACAACCTGGCCATCTGGATCGATACGCCGGGCGGCAACACGTACAAGTCAGAACAGGGCACCACTACCAAGGGCGTTGAATTCACCCTGGACGGAGAACTGGCCGAAGGCTGGCAGGCATCCGCTGGCTATGCCTATGCGGTCAGCACCGACGCTGACGACCAGCGTATCGTGACCACCTTGCCCCGCCACAGCCTCAAAACCTTCACCAGCTACCGCCTGCCAGGAATTCTGGACAAAGTCACCCTTGGCGGCGGTGTGAACTGGCAGAGCAAAACCGGTGCCGACTTGCACACCTTCACGCAGGGCAGCTACGCCGTCACCAACCTCTTGGCGCGCTACGACTTCAATCAACATCTGAGTGCGTCGGTCAATCTGAACAACGTGTTCGACCGTGAATACCTCAGCTATGCGGGGGATCACGGCATGTACGGTGCTCCAAGAAACATCATGACGGGTATCAAATACAACTTCTGA
- the arsC gene encoding Arsenate reductase (*Name arsC) — MRVLFMCTANSCRSILSEALFNHLAPAGFEAISSGSFPKGQVLPRSLSTLQRAGISTAGLSSKGNDAFEGNPPDIVITVCDKAAGEACPVYFGPALKAHWGLEDPSDVVGDEAQVDAAFRATLAHIESRCRAFFALPFDSLDRDQLKHALDRIGTQ, encoded by the coding sequence ATGCGAGTCCTGTTCATGTGCACGGCCAACAGCTGCCGCAGCATCCTTTCCGAAGCGCTGTTCAACCACCTGGCACCGGCCGGTTTCGAAGCGATCAGTTCGGGCAGCTTCCCCAAGGGGCAAGTATTGCCCCGTAGCCTGAGCACGCTGCAGCGGGCCGGTATTTCGACTGCTGGCCTGAGCAGCAAGGGCAACGACGCATTCGAGGGAAACCCACCGGACATTGTCATTACCGTCTGCGACAAGGCCGCCGGCGAAGCCTGCCCGGTGTATTTCGGCCCCGCGCTGAAGGCGCACTGGGGGCTGGAAGACCCGTCGGATGTGGTGGGTGACGAGGCGCAAGTCGACGCGGCGTTCCGCGCCACGCTTGCGCACATCGAGTCGCGCTGCCGAGCCTTCTTCGCCCTTCCATTCGATAGCCTCGACCGTGATCAGCTCAAGCACGCGCTGGATCGCATCGGCACGCAATAA
- the arsH gene encoding NADPH-dependent FMN reductase ArsH (*Name arsH) yields the protein MPDHLPNLDLALFDLPPTATVASAHKPRILLLYGSTRERSYSRLLVEEAARLLEHFGAETRTFDPSGLPLPDDAPVEHPKVQELRELVQWSEGQVWCSPERHGAMSAVFKAQIDWVPLALGAVRPTQGKTLAVMQVCGGSQSFNVVNQLRVLGRWMRMFTVPNQSSVPKAYLEFDDAGRMKPSPYYDRVVDVMEELVKFTVLLRDRQEYLVDRYSERKENAEQLSARVNQRSI from the coding sequence ATGCCCGATCATCTCCCCAACCTCGACCTCGCGTTGTTCGATCTGCCGCCAACGGCAACCGTTGCCAGCGCGCACAAACCCCGCATCCTGCTGTTGTATGGATCTACCCGCGAACGCTCCTACAGTCGCTTGCTGGTGGAAGAAGCCGCGCGCCTGCTGGAACACTTCGGCGCCGAGACCCGAACCTTCGACCCTTCGGGCCTGCCGCTGCCTGACGATGCGCCAGTGGAGCACCCCAAGGTGCAAGAATTGCGTGAGCTGGTGCAGTGGTCAGAAGGCCAGGTCTGGTGCTCGCCAGAGCGCCATGGGGCGATGTCTGCGGTGTTCAAGGCGCAGATCGACTGGGTACCCCTGGCGCTGGGCGCCGTTCGACCTACCCAGGGCAAGACCCTGGCGGTGATGCAGGTGTGTGGCGGCTCGCAGTCGTTCAACGTGGTCAACCAGCTGCGCGTACTTGGCCGCTGGATGCGCATGTTCACTGTGCCGAACCAGTCTTCGGTGCCCAAGGCCTATCTGGAGTTCGATGACGCCGGCCGTATGAAACCTTCACCCTACTACGACCGGGTGGTTGATGTGATGGAGGAGCTGGTGAAGTTCACCGTGCTGCTGCGCGACCGTCAGGAGTACCTGGTGGATCGTTATTCAGAGCGCAAGGAAAACGCCGAGCAATTGTCTGCCCGCGTCAATCAGCGATCAATCTGA
- the proQ gene encoding RNA chaperone ProQ (*Name proQ) — MGFEQLAELRDRLRAEKVQEKAESPKPPKRKSPPQAKAREQDPAVAAIWPLQKHFPLAFPVNPAPKVPLKEGIFKDAEQHLELLGITSEQLKLGISTWCRGTRYWASMVENAPRLDLNGQVAGTVTATQAIHAKQQAARHRSQDRRNRAKSKARVAAPAAETSAEQATD, encoded by the coding sequence ATGGGTTTTGAACAACTAGCTGAGCTACGTGACCGCCTGCGGGCGGAGAAAGTGCAGGAAAAGGCCGAAAGCCCGAAGCCCCCCAAGCGCAAGTCTCCGCCACAGGCGAAGGCTCGTGAGCAGGACCCGGCGGTGGCAGCGATCTGGCCGTTGCAGAAGCATTTTCCACTGGCCTTCCCTGTCAACCCGGCCCCCAAGGTTCCGCTCAAAGAGGGCATTTTCAAGGATGCCGAGCAACACCTGGAGCTGCTTGGCATCACCAGTGAACAGCTCAAGCTGGGTATTTCCACCTGGTGCCGTGGCACCCGCTACTGGGCAAGCATGGTCGAGAATGCCCCGCGCCTGGACTTGAATGGCCAGGTCGCCGGCACGGTGACTGCCACTCAGGCTATCCATGCCAAGCAACAAGCTGCTCGGCATCGCAGCCAGGATCGACGCAATCGTGCCAAATCTAAAGCACGTGTCGCGGCCCCCGCTGCCGAGACCTCTGCGGAGCAGGCTACGGACTAA
- the fecR_16 gene encoding Protein FecR (*Name fecR_16), which translates to MHAGDGIAAMTITGKAFIREPSLSPKMCEQAMEWWLDMQEANFDSPAQAAFMAWRNEHPLHELAWEKALALGAQLDALRTRGDPDLARQALLLPSQEGLSRRQTIKGLALLLTVGAGAWMSRDSEMVSRISADYTTGVGEQRRVALAPDLSFELNTHSAMNARSTDRGWHLRLLGGEALIDTALSPALFIDTAQVRTQASSARFTIRQFDNGSTQLAVYGGSLQVIPNQASAWTALHAGQMARFGPLGMLDRGVMQASAPAWAEGMIVADGQPLQAFLEELGRYRHGHLGCDAGLANLRVWGTYPLADSDRIIDAVAQTLKLDVQRFTRLWINLRPLPANV; encoded by the coding sequence ATGCATGCTGGTGACGGAATCGCTGCGATGACTATCACCGGGAAAGCCTTTATCCGCGAGCCATCGCTGTCGCCGAAAATGTGTGAGCAGGCGATGGAATGGTGGCTCGACATGCAGGAGGCCAATTTCGATTCACCCGCACAGGCCGCGTTCATGGCATGGCGTAATGAACACCCCTTACATGAGCTGGCCTGGGAAAAAGCCTTGGCCCTGGGGGCGCAACTCGACGCATTGCGCACCCGAGGCGATCCAGACCTTGCCCGTCAGGCCCTGTTGCTCCCTTCCCAGGAAGGGCTGAGCAGGCGTCAGACAATAAAAGGCCTGGCCTTGCTGCTGACTGTGGGCGCGGGTGCATGGATGAGCCGAGACAGCGAAATGGTGTCGCGCATCAGTGCCGATTACACCACGGGTGTGGGCGAGCAGAGACGCGTTGCACTGGCCCCGGATCTGTCGTTTGAACTCAATACCCATAGCGCCATGAATGCCCGCAGCACTGACCGTGGTTGGCACCTTCGATTACTTGGCGGTGAGGCCTTGATTGACACTGCCTTGAGCCCGGCGCTGTTTATCGATACCGCCCAAGTTCGCACGCAAGCGTCCTCGGCGCGTTTCACAATACGTCAGTTCGACAATGGCTCAACCCAGTTGGCGGTCTATGGTGGCTCGCTTCAGGTGATCCCGAATCAAGCCAGCGCCTGGACTGCCCTGCACGCCGGGCAGATGGCGCGTTTCGGGCCGCTTGGGATGCTCGATCGGGGTGTCATGCAAGCATCCGCGCCCGCCTGGGCCGAAGGTATGATCGTCGCCGACGGCCAACCGCTTCAGGCTTTCCTCGAAGAACTTGGCCGGTATCGTCATGGCCATCTTGGGTGCGACGCCGGCTTGGCCAACCTGCGAGTGTGGGGCACCTACCCGTTGGCCGACAGTGATCGAATCATCGATGCCGTCGCCCAGACCCTGAAACTGGATGTACAGCGTTTTACGCGTTTGTGGATCAACTTGCGTCCCTTGCCAGCAAATGTTTGA
- the fecI_17 gene encoding putative RNA polymerase sigma factor FecI (*Name fecI_17), translating to MRLLVSNEVIEVRQPRPFLAKVARSVLSNHYRRARLEKAYLDALQAQDENVLPDLATQLIIFETLVRLDEALCKLDVAVKQAFLWSQLDGLSHGEIAERLGISIATVKRHIIKAGAQCMLVTESLR from the coding sequence ATGCGTCTGCTGGTCAGTAACGAGGTGATTGAAGTCCGCCAGCCGCGGCCTTTTCTGGCCAAGGTGGCACGCAGTGTCCTGTCCAACCACTACCGCCGCGCACGCCTGGAAAAGGCGTATCTGGACGCGCTCCAGGCGCAAGACGAAAACGTGCTGCCGGACTTGGCAACCCAGTTGATCATTTTCGAGACGCTGGTTCGGCTCGACGAAGCGCTGTGCAAACTGGATGTTGCCGTCAAACAAGCGTTTCTCTGGTCGCAACTGGATGGGCTTAGCCACGGCGAAATTGCCGAGCGGCTGGGTATTTCAATTGCTACCGTCAAACGCCATATCATCAAGGCTGGCGCGCAATGCATGCTGGTGACGGAATCGCTGCGATGA
- the fpvA_5 gene encoding Ferripyoverdine receptor (*Name fpvA_5): MQHPIPGFCAAPLNTPNALCLAMFGVSLLMATPTFSSAAESQVAARTLHQQDFAIEAGSLAAVLNIFASEAGVVLSSDNGLTEGKQSPGIRGRYSIDQGFSVLLRGAGLQAVAGRDNSYVLLPAAPSDALQLGVTNVTGAGLGATTEGSKSYTTGSTNTATRMNLSLRETPQSVSVVTRQQMDDQNMQSLEDVARAATGINTTKDFGTERSRYFSRGFQVNDLQYDGVPTSISESYSMDVTSVNNMAIYDRVEFVRGANGLMQGAGNPSAAINLVRKRPTNTYKLKAEIGAGSWDNYHSQIDVGGPLNEQGTLRGRTVLLYNAGNSFVDRADKENQLFYAIGEADLSEDTTVSLGTVLQKDYHGGYDWGGLPTQLNGSFYPLSRSTSFAPSWAHLNKINRTVFADIKHAFNDDWKLTVNTNLMWSNADFLGLYGNNIGNDQFRLSTNDTKYDDEQISLDAALNGAFYLLGQRHELVFGANARKDRFINESRYNNNPSVVDILDFAPSHVAAPTYSYERIQYRNVRKDKGLYAATRLNPSDDLHVILGSRFSWVDYASADYDDRFKENGKVIPYAGVVYDLTDNASVYASYTEIYQVQSNYDINNKLLNPITGSNYEIGLKNEFYDGLLNTSVAVFQVDQSHLPQAVSGAARVCGPGRTSTCYEEGGKVRNRGFEVEASGEILPGWNTVLGYTYSHPEYIGGSRKGTDYATETSPQRLFKFATNYRLPGELSDWRVGGNLYHQSKVYLGSVEQGAYNLVDLNANYQINKNLSAQLNLNNVFDKNYYSAIYNSNLGNYYGEPRNFAVTLRYEN, translated from the coding sequence ATGCAACATCCCATTCCAGGCTTCTGCGCCGCCCCGTTGAACACCCCTAACGCGCTATGCCTTGCCATGTTTGGCGTATCGCTGTTGATGGCCACCCCAACATTTTCCAGCGCGGCTGAAAGCCAGGTAGCAGCCCGTACACTGCACCAGCAAGATTTTGCTATCGAAGCAGGATCTCTGGCCGCCGTACTGAATATTTTTGCCAGTGAAGCAGGCGTTGTCTTGTCATCCGACAACGGGTTGACCGAAGGTAAACAAAGCCCGGGCATCCGCGGCCGCTACAGCATCGATCAGGGCTTTTCGGTACTGCTGAGGGGGGCTGGATTGCAGGCAGTTGCTGGCAGGGATAACAGCTATGTGCTGCTGCCGGCTGCGCCGTCGGACGCATTGCAATTGGGGGTGACCAACGTGACAGGCGCCGGGCTGGGCGCAACTACGGAGGGTTCGAAGTCCTACACGACAGGTAGCACCAACACGGCGACCCGGATGAATCTGTCGCTGCGAGAAACGCCCCAGTCGGTGAGCGTCGTCACGCGTCAGCAAATGGACGATCAAAACATGCAATCGCTGGAAGACGTTGCCAGGGCCGCGACGGGTATCAACACAACCAAGGATTTTGGTACTGAACGATCACGCTATTTTTCCCGCGGTTTCCAGGTCAACGACCTGCAATATGACGGCGTACCGACCAGCATTTCCGAAAGCTACTCGATGGATGTGACCTCTGTTAACAACATGGCCATCTACGACCGCGTAGAATTTGTTCGCGGCGCAAATGGCCTGATGCAGGGTGCAGGCAACCCCTCAGCGGCCATCAACCTGGTGCGTAAACGCCCAACGAACACCTACAAGCTCAAAGCCGAAATCGGCGCTGGCTCGTGGGACAACTACCACAGCCAGATCGACGTGGGCGGGCCGCTGAACGAACAGGGCACACTGCGGGGCAGAACCGTACTCTTGTACAATGCCGGCAATAGTTTCGTAGACCGTGCCGACAAAGAGAACCAGCTCTTCTACGCCATCGGCGAAGCCGACCTGAGCGAGGATACGACGGTAAGCCTGGGGACCGTCTTGCAGAAGGATTATCACGGCGGTTATGACTGGGGCGGCTTGCCCACGCAACTCAATGGCAGCTTCTATCCACTGTCGCGCTCGACGTCCTTTGCTCCAAGCTGGGCGCATCTGAATAAAATCAATCGTACGGTGTTCGCTGACATCAAGCATGCATTCAACGATGACTGGAAATTGACCGTCAATACCAACCTGATGTGGTCGAATGCCGATTTTCTCGGGCTGTACGGCAACAACATTGGGAACGATCAGTTCCGCCTGTCCACCAACGACACCAAATACGACGACGAACAAATCAGCCTTGATGCCGCGCTGAACGGCGCTTTCTACCTGCTCGGCCAACGCCACGAACTGGTGTTCGGCGCTAACGCGCGCAAAGACCGGTTTATCAACGAGTCGCGCTACAACAACAATCCAAGCGTGGTCGATATCCTTGATTTCGCCCCCTCACACGTGGCTGCGCCAACCTATAGCTACGAAAGAATCCAGTACCGCAACGTACGCAAGGATAAAGGGCTTTATGCCGCCACCCGGCTGAACCCCAGCGACGACCTGCATGTGATCCTGGGCAGCCGCTTCAGCTGGGTTGATTACGCGTCTGCTGATTATGACGACCGTTTCAAGGAAAATGGCAAAGTCATTCCCTATGCTGGCGTCGTGTATGACCTGACTGACAATGCCTCGGTCTACGCCAGCTACACCGAGATTTATCAGGTTCAAAGCAACTACGACATCAACAACAAACTGCTCAACCCCATCACCGGCAGCAACTACGAAATCGGCCTCAAGAACGAGTTCTACGACGGCCTGCTCAATACGTCGGTGGCGGTATTTCAGGTTGACCAAAGTCATTTGCCGCAGGCAGTTTCCGGAGCAGCACGTGTTTGCGGCCCAGGGCGTACCTCAACGTGCTACGAGGAAGGCGGCAAGGTGCGCAATCGAGGTTTTGAAGTCGAGGCTTCGGGCGAGATTCTCCCCGGTTGGAACACCGTACTCGGCTACACCTACAGTCACCCTGAATATATAGGCGGAAGCCGCAAAGGCACCGACTACGCCACTGAAACCTCCCCGCAGCGGCTGTTCAAATTTGCGACCAACTACCGTTTGCCCGGCGAGCTGAGCGACTGGCGCGTAGGCGGCAATCTCTACCATCAGAGCAAGGTCTATCTGGGTAGCGTGGAGCAAGGTGCATACAACCTGGTCGATCTGAACGCCAATTACCAGATCAACAAGAACCTGAGTGCGCAACTGAACCTGAACAACGTGTTTGACAAAAATTACTACTCCGCCATCTATAACTCGAACCTTGGCAATTACTACGGCGAACCCCGCAACTTCGCCGTGACGCTGCGGTACGAAAACTGA